From Propionispora vibrioides, one genomic window encodes:
- a CDS encoding PTS fructose transporter subunit IIC, producing MKELHLRKHAMTGISYMIPYVCAAGMLMVIGNIFGGHTIQDYRAGFSIPDALTTLGGDGLGILPVFISTFIAYSIADRPGIAPGFLLGLLCKANGFGFLGGLLGGYLGGWVVNWLKKVIKVPSFAEGIVPQMILPLLTTIIVGLFMEYVVSIPILALTNGVTTLLTSLQSGSSVLLLGAILGTLSAIDYGGPINKVVFVFVLALMTQGIGAPISTLISASMIAPFGLTLGYFLSKALKLDLYSQQEVDALKSAFLMGCCQITEGSYPIILNDLLRITICTGVGAAVDGALTMYWNCASIVPAGGFFALPGISNPGLWLLSLFIGSAVFAVLLQFLKRKPVEESEEDEEVEKELDLSSIKISG from the coding sequence ATGAAAGAGTTACATCTGAGAAAGCATGCTATGACCGGTATATCCTATATGATTCCTTATGTATGTGCTGCCGGTATGTTAATGGTTATCGGCAATATCTTTGGCGGCCATACCATACAGGATTACCGGGCCGGCTTTTCGATTCCCGATGCGCTGACTACCCTGGGCGGAGATGGATTAGGTATATTGCCTGTATTTATTTCCACCTTCATTGCCTATTCCATTGCCGACCGTCCTGGTATAGCTCCGGGCTTTTTGCTGGGCTTGCTTTGTAAAGCCAACGGTTTTGGTTTCTTAGGCGGACTTTTGGGCGGCTATCTGGGTGGCTGGGTGGTCAACTGGCTGAAAAAGGTGATCAAAGTTCCCAGCTTTGCCGAAGGCATTGTCCCTCAAATGATCTTGCCGTTATTGACAACTATTATTGTAGGACTATTTATGGAATATGTCGTCAGCATTCCCATTCTTGCTTTAACCAACGGTGTTACTACGCTGCTTACCAGCCTGCAGAGCGGCAGTTCCGTGCTGCTACTGGGGGCTATTTTAGGAACTCTGTCGGCGATTGATTATGGCGGACCGATCAACAAAGTAGTCTTTGTCTTTGTGCTGGCGCTTATGACTCAGGGCATCGGTGCTCCTATTTCTACCTTGATATCGGCCTCCATGATTGCACCATTTGGTTTGACGCTTGGTTATTTCTTAAGCAAGGCGCTCAAACTGGACTTATATTCCCAACAGGAAGTTGACGCTCTAAAATCGGCCTTTTTGATGGGGTGCTGTCAGATTACAGAAGGGTCTTATCCGATTATACTTAACGATCTGTTGCGCATTACTATCTGCACGGGTGTGGGTGCTGCCGTCGATGGCGCACTGACCATGTACTGGAATTGTGCTTCTATTGTACCGGCCGGTGGATTCTTTGCCCTGCCGGGGATCAGCAATCCCGGGTTATGGCTGTTAAGCCTGTTTATTGGTTCTGCCGTGTTTGCCGTACTGCTGCAGTTCCTGAAGAGAAAACCGGTGGAAGAATCGGAGGAGGACGAGGAAGTGGAAAAAGAGTTGGATTTGTCCAGCATCAAAATTTCAGGATAA
- a CDS encoding D-lyxose/D-mannose family sugar isomerase, with the protein MKRSEINTVIQYTMKAVETFKIPLPPFAYYTPADWKSLQEDQRELVDNMLGWDVTDFGKNNFLHTGLTIFTFRNGNFNQADRYPKPYCEKLLFVRDGQFLPYHFHWKKTEDIINRGGGTLRVTLYNSGENGGFANSDVKVAIDGKVSIIKAGQDVFLRPGQSITLTPGQYHQWQGVPGTGDIALFEVSTTNDDRTDNRFYEAKSRLPDIEEDEAPCYLIFNDYGEYVSFKPV; encoded by the coding sequence ATGAAAAGGTCGGAAATTAATACGGTCATTCAGTATACGATGAAAGCGGTAGAAACATTTAAAATTCCCTTGCCGCCGTTCGCTTACTATACACCGGCAGATTGGAAAAGCCTGCAAGAGGACCAGCGAGAACTGGTTGACAACATGTTGGGCTGGGATGTTACTGATTTTGGAAAGAATAATTTTTTACATACTGGTTTAACCATTTTTACCTTTCGTAACGGTAATTTTAATCAAGCAGACAGGTATCCTAAGCCTTATTGTGAAAAATTGCTGTTTGTTCGTGACGGTCAATTTTTACCGTATCATTTCCACTGGAAGAAGACGGAAGATATTATTAATCGCGGTGGCGGCACACTGCGCGTTACCTTATATAATTCCGGTGAAAATGGGGGATTTGCCAACAGCGATGTAAAGGTGGCAATCGACGGAAAGGTCAGTATCATAAAGGCCGGCCAGGATGTTTTCCTCCGGCCGGGACAAAGCATCACCTTAACTCCCGGGCAGTATCATCAGTGGCAAGGTGTTCCCGGCACAGGCGATATTGCGTTATTTGAAGTTTCCACCACGAATGATGACCGGACCGACAACCGTTTTTACGAAGCCAAATCACGCCTGCCCGATATTGAGGAAGATGAGGCTCCCTGCTATCTAATTTTCAATGATTATGGGGAATATGTGTCCTTTAAGCCGGTTTAA
- the xylB gene encoding xylulokinase, which yields MSFLGIDLGTSSAKLLLLDKEQGILQTVSKEYPVFYPRPGWAEQKPEDWWNAVRDGIRELLNKPGISAGQVAAVGFSGQMHGLVLLDGQQQVLAPALLWCDQRTQAECDELAEKLGSRLVEYTGNQALTGFTAPKVLWMKKHRPDIFRAIRHVLLPKDYIRWQLTGDFATDVSDASGTLFFDVAKRQWSAEMLAFLGLPAAVVPACYESCTVTGYITRQAADETGLPAGIPVVGGGGDQASGAIGTGIVRTGGISVALGTSGVVFACQETYSVDKENRLHAFCHANGKWHVMGVMLAAAACLKWWVNEACKLEEAGFDLLLREAQQIPAGSEGLIFLPYLLGERSPYSDPNARGAFIGLTVKHGRGHMTRAVLEGVAMGLRDLLEIAKEQQLPIQEIRVSGGGAKSALWRQILADVLGHPVCMVNSVEGPALGAAIMAAVGNGAYASLEAACDAIVKVVETKVPVPVNMDTYNDLYTVYHQLYHRLRETFDGLSHV from the coding sequence GTGAGCTTTCTAGGAATTGATTTGGGAACATCCTCGGCAAAACTGTTGCTGTTGGATAAAGAACAGGGAATACTGCAGACGGTATCCAAAGAATATCCAGTTTTTTATCCCCGGCCGGGCTGGGCTGAACAAAAGCCGGAAGATTGGTGGAACGCCGTTAGGGACGGAATCCGGGAATTGTTGAATAAACCGGGAATCTCGGCCGGTCAGGTGGCGGCAGTAGGTTTTAGTGGCCAGATGCATGGGCTGGTTTTACTGGATGGTCAGCAGCAGGTGCTTGCACCTGCTCTGCTATGGTGCGATCAACGGACGCAGGCGGAATGTGACGAACTGGCGGAAAAGTTGGGCAGCCGTCTGGTGGAATACACTGGCAATCAGGCTTTGACCGGTTTCACGGCACCGAAGGTGCTGTGGATGAAGAAACATCGTCCAGACATCTTTCGGGCTATACGACATGTGCTGTTGCCCAAAGATTATATTCGCTGGCAGTTGACCGGCGACTTTGCCACCGATGTTTCCGATGCGTCAGGTACGTTGTTTTTTGATGTGGCAAAACGGCAATGGTCTGCCGAAATGCTGGCGTTCTTAGGTCTGCCGGCGGCAGTTGTTCCTGCTTGCTATGAGTCCTGTACGGTGACCGGGTATATCACCAGACAGGCGGCTGACGAAACCGGGTTGCCGGCCGGCATTCCGGTTGTCGGTGGCGGCGGTGACCAGGCCAGCGGCGCAATTGGCACCGGTATTGTAAGAACGGGCGGCATCTCGGTGGCACTCGGAACATCCGGTGTGGTATTTGCCTGCCAGGAGACGTATTCGGTGGATAAAGAAAACCGGCTGCACGCGTTTTGCCATGCCAATGGCAAATGGCATGTGATGGGGGTGATGCTAGCGGCGGCAGCTTGCCTAAAATGGTGGGTTAATGAGGCATGCAAGCTGGAGGAGGCGGGCTTTGACCTTCTCTTGCGAGAGGCACAGCAGATCCCGGCCGGTAGTGAGGGACTGATTTTTCTGCCCTATTTGCTTGGTGAACGGAGTCCCTACAGTGATCCTAACGCTAGGGGGGCATTTATCGGACTGACAGTAAAACACGGGCGGGGGCATATGACCAGGGCCGTCCTGGAGGGTGTGGCCATGGGGCTGCGGGACCTGCTGGAAATTGCCAAAGAACAGCAGCTTCCTATTCAGGAAATAAGGGTAAGCGGCGGCGGGGCCAAAAGCGCTTTATGGCGCCAAATTCTGGCTGATGTACTGGGACATCCGGTCTGTATGGTCAATTCGGTGGAAGGTCCGGCCCTGGGGGCGGCCATCATGGCCGCCGTGGGAAATGGTGCCTATGCCAGTTTGGAAGCTGCTTGTGATGCTATCGTGAAAGTGGTGGAAACGAAGGTGCCTGTTCCGGTCAATATGGATACATACAATGATCTATATACGGTTTATCACCAGTTGTACCACCGGTTGCGTGAAACGTTTGACGGATTGAGTCATGTTTAA
- a CDS encoding aldose 1-epimerase family protein, with protein MPVIHGIHYSKAKLLERCGNISQVAGYKRYVISEGRGKGVEAVEIYNGNGLQFTVLLDKTLDIADCSYQGVNLAYMTGNGIVAPQFYDSHGNGWLRSFNGGLLSTCGITYCGAASEDEGELLGLHGRISHCPADNICCEAVWEKEDYVITVRGRSYETRLHGEFLELRREIKIRAGDNTIYLHDEIENQGYRPVPLMMIYHCNFGFPLYDAGSEIYIDSVECAPNDEVSSKSLDDRNLVPEPRPLVPESVYFHRMNVSRGYGLAALINRKIGRKGLGVFLKYDLKELPYLNQWKMIAAGHYVLGLEPSNCRTLGRASEKAEGRLRYIEPGETRHFNLAIIISEEIDNQIGQ; from the coding sequence ATGCCTGTCATTCATGGTATTCATTATTCTAAAGCAAAACTTTTAGAACGATGCGGCAATATAAGTCAGGTGGCCGGTTATAAGCGGTATGTGATCAGTGAGGGGCGGGGCAAAGGAGTTGAGGCTGTTGAAATTTATAATGGCAACGGTCTGCAGTTTACCGTATTGCTGGATAAAACGCTGGATATCGCCGACTGCAGTTACCAGGGAGTGAACCTAGCCTATATGACCGGCAACGGGATTGTGGCGCCGCAGTTTTATGACAGTCACGGCAATGGCTGGTTAAGAAGCTTTAATGGTGGACTGCTGTCAACCTGCGGTATTACCTATTGCGGTGCCGCCAGTGAAGATGAAGGCGAGCTGCTGGGGCTGCACGGACGGATCAGTCATTGTCCGGCTGATAATATTTGCTGCGAGGCCGTCTGGGAAAAAGAAGACTATGTGATTACCGTCCGGGGACGAAGTTATGAGACGCGTTTGCACGGTGAATTTCTTGAGTTAAGAAGGGAAATAAAAATACGGGCCGGCGACAATACCATTTACCTTCATGATGAGATAGAAAATCAAGGATACCGGCCGGTTCCCCTGATGATGATTTATCATTGCAATTTCGGTTTTCCGCTGTATGATGCCGGCAGTGAGATTTATATTGATTCGGTGGAGTGTGCGCCCAATGACGAAGTATCGTCAAAGTCGCTGGATGATAGAAATCTTGTACCTGAGCCCAGGCCGCTTGTGCCGGAAAGCGTATATTTTCACCGGATGAATGTCTCCCGTGGTTATGGCCTGGCAGCGTTAATCAACCGGAAGATCGGCCGGAAGGGATTGGGCGTGTTTCTCAAATATGATCTTAAGGAGCTTCCTTATCTGAACCAATGGAAGATGATTGCCGCCGGACATTATGTTCTGGGGCTGGAACCATCCAACTGCCGGACGCTGGGACGGGCCAGTGAAAAGGCTGAGGGGCGGCTTCGCTATATTGAGCCGGGGGAAACCAGACACTTTAACTTGGCTATCATTATCAGTGAAGAGATAGATAACCAAATAGGTCAATAG
- a CDS encoding BglG family transcription antiterminator, producing MKELQQRQKQILKYLLSMDDFMPVKKIAALCRCSTKTVRNDLLVLEESGVKLEKMSGKGIRVFPEKQMRDYDLPQDSCHDLSVEYRRTKIMFELLEGTKDKLSIQSLSEKYYVSKTSIANDLKVVEEKLSKYHLRLKKDTQGTQLVGSEMDIRKAMVDILNALIGSKNVFQEEPARIDRETILELEEHFGTYPVSQVEAVIEKAEKLLQFRIAEPYYINLVTHILILIHRTKNGKTIYDGLQAEANHYDSSFYSVSQKIACWLEDIFSIQVNQEEVFYIYRYLTSSGGITVQPDNKPDEVDQRLEEIAREMIRLSARICPIPFSFSPSLYQALLLHLRPMMNRIIYNIEIKNPLLDQIKEEFPEVMLLLKLVIWKIRLQYKLPYINEAEISYIVVYFQSAIEEAISKKKVMIVCSTGVGTSHLLEKRIKNHFPEWNITNIVSAKDLEKDIKLETVDLIISTVKLDISLDKPVAYVSALFNKADEKRIRDSFVTGQRGLMTEATEVIEDDQPSSRNETSKEFSQATLVDCLAIHEALELCLYRRGCTAAQQSARIIRRSDNKNKTKLLVLMEENEAVPDTVIGTLYSMLQKDYTGGTINGSIHSNR from the coding sequence ATGAAAGAATTACAACAACGGCAAAAGCAAATTTTAAAATATTTGCTGTCGATGGATGATTTTATGCCTGTTAAAAAAATCGCCGCCTTATGCCGCTGCTCGACTAAAACGGTACGCAATGATTTGCTGGTGTTAGAAGAAAGCGGCGTTAAGCTGGAAAAAATGTCCGGTAAGGGAATCCGTGTTTTTCCGGAAAAGCAAATGCGCGACTATGATTTACCGCAAGATTCCTGCCACGATTTATCTGTTGAATACAGAAGAACGAAGATTATGTTTGAACTGCTGGAGGGCACTAAGGATAAGCTGTCCATTCAGTCACTGTCGGAGAAATATTATGTCAGTAAAACTTCCATTGCCAATGATTTAAAAGTGGTGGAAGAAAAATTAAGCAAGTATCATTTGCGTCTCAAAAAGGACACACAGGGGACGCAGTTGGTTGGTTCGGAAATGGACATCCGGAAAGCCATGGTCGATATCTTAAATGCGCTGATTGGTTCAAAAAATGTATTTCAGGAAGAACCGGCGCGAATTGACCGGGAAACTATTCTGGAGCTGGAGGAGCATTTTGGGACATATCCTGTCAGTCAGGTGGAAGCGGTTATTGAGAAAGCAGAAAAACTGCTGCAATTCCGGATTGCGGAACCTTATTACATCAATCTGGTGACCCATATATTAATTCTCATTCACCGGACGAAAAACGGTAAGACGATCTACGACGGACTGCAGGCGGAAGCCAATCATTATGATTCATCCTTTTATAGTGTATCGCAAAAAATAGCCTGCTGGCTGGAAGACATATTTTCCATTCAGGTCAACCAGGAAGAGGTATTTTACATTTATCGGTATTTGACCTCTTCCGGCGGTATTACTGTTCAGCCGGATAATAAACCCGATGAAGTGGATCAGCGGTTAGAGGAAATAGCAAGAGAAATGATTAGGTTGAGCGCCCGGATTTGTCCGATTCCTTTTTCCTTTAGCCCGTCTTTATATCAGGCGTTGCTGCTCCATTTGAGGCCCATGATGAACCGGATTATTTACAATATAGAAATTAAAAACCCCTTGCTGGATCAAATCAAAGAAGAATTTCCCGAAGTCATGCTGTTATTAAAACTGGTCATTTGGAAGATAAGACTGCAGTACAAGCTGCCTTATATTAATGAAGCGGAGATCAGTTATATAGTTGTGTATTTTCAGTCTGCCATTGAAGAAGCGATCAGTAAGAAAAAGGTGATGATCGTCTGTTCCACAGGGGTGGGAACCTCGCACCTATTAGAAAAACGGATCAAAAATCATTTTCCCGAATGGAATATTACCAATATTGTTTCGGCTAAAGATTTGGAAAAAGATATAAAGCTGGAAACGGTTGATTTGATCATTTCCACCGTGAAACTGGATATTTCACTGGATAAACCGGTAGCGTATGTAAGCGCTTTGTTTAATAAAGCCGATGAGAAAAGGATAAGAGATTCTTTTGTCACCGGGCAACGTGGACTCATGACGGAAGCGACGGAAGTAATCGAAGATGATCAGCCGAGCAGTCGAAACGAGACAAGCAAAGAATTTTCCCAGGCCACGCTGGTAGACTGCCTGGCCATCCATGAAGCTTTGGAACTATGTCTGTATCGGAGAGGCTGTACCGCGGCTCAGCAGAGTGCCCGGATCATTAGACGGAGCGATAATAAGAACAAAACAAAATTACTCGTGTTAATGGAAGAGAATGAAGCTGTGCCAGACACAGTGATTGGTACGTTGTACAGCATGTTGCAAAAGGACTACACGGGAGGGACAATAAATGGATCTATCCACAGTAATCGATGA
- a CDS encoding PTS sugar transporter subunit IIA has product MDLSTVIDENRINLELDVASKEEAIDALVDMLMQSGVLSSKEDFINDVYVRETAGQTGIGGGIAIPHGKSKSVLKTSLAIGRTMRPIEWESLDDEPVRCIILFAVREADSTTVHVRLLGQFAGKLADEDIVAALLNGNDAKEIITILSAEN; this is encoded by the coding sequence ATGGATCTATCCACAGTAATCGATGAAAACAGAATTAACCTGGAACTGGATGTTGCCAGCAAAGAAGAAGCGATTGATGCGCTGGTGGATATGCTGATGCAATCAGGTGTTCTATCTTCTAAGGAGGACTTTATAAACGATGTTTATGTGAGGGAAACTGCGGGACAAACCGGAATAGGAGGTGGGATTGCCATTCCTCACGGCAAATCCAAAAGCGTATTAAAAACTTCACTGGCGATTGGCCGGACCATGAGACCGATCGAGTGGGAGTCGTTGGATGATGAACCTGTCCGCTGCATCATTTTATTCGCTGTAAGAGAAGCCGACAGCACGACCGTTCATGTACGCTTATTGGGCCAATTCGCGGGGAAGCTGGCTGATGAAGACATTGTGGCTGCGCTGCTTAACGGCAACGATGCTAAAGAAATCATCACCATTCTTAGTGCGGAAAATTAA
- a CDS encoding PTS fructose transporter subunit IIB — MKIVGIAACTSGIAHTYIAKEKLVKAAQALNHTIHIETQGTIGTENELSARDIAAADVVIIAADIKVGGKERFQGKRIVEVPTHIVIKSPKALLNKIQADLGL; from the coding sequence ATGAAAATTGTTGGCATTGCAGCCTGTACATCGGGGATTGCCCACACCTATATTGCCAAAGAAAAACTGGTCAAGGCTGCTCAAGCTCTTAATCACACCATCCATATCGAAACCCAGGGAACGATTGGCACCGAAAATGAACTGTCGGCCAGGGATATTGCGGCAGCCGATGTGGTCATCATTGCTGCGGATATTAAAGTGGGTGGCAAGGAGCGGTTTCAGGGAAAACGGATTGTGGAAGTGCCTACCCATATTGTAATTAAATCTCCCAAAGCTTTACTAAACAAGATTCAGGCCGATCTGGGACTATAA